Proteins co-encoded in one Flavobacterium fluviale genomic window:
- a CDS encoding TetR/AcrR family transcriptional regulator translates to MSKAANTRLNILHKAFELIYTKGYQTTSIDEIIATTQVTKGAFYYHFKTKDEMGVAIIEEILKPTMQEHFIKPTEASQNPIEDFYNMISYLLLEDPFLQVKYGCPVGNLTQEMTPWNTRFSDALAELVYLWKASIINSIEKGKESGLIRKDVTGEQVAFFILSGYWGIRNFGKLQNDNSSYLVYLKELKIYLNGLK, encoded by the coding sequence ATGTCAAAAGCAGCTAATACACGATTAAACATTCTTCATAAAGCATTTGAATTGATTTATACCAAAGGCTATCAGACCACTAGTATTGATGAAATTATTGCTACAACTCAAGTTACAAAAGGTGCATTTTATTACCATTTTAAAACTAAAGACGAAATGGGTGTTGCTATTATTGAAGAAATTCTAAAGCCAACTATGCAGGAGCATTTCATAAAACCAACAGAAGCTTCTCAGAATCCAATTGAAGATTTTTATAATATGATTTCTTATTTACTGCTCGAAGATCCTTTCTTGCAGGTAAAATATGGTTGCCCTGTTGGAAATCTTACACAGGAAATGACACCTTGGAATACCCGATTTAGTGATGCTTTAGCTGAATTGGTTTATCTATGGAAAGCAAGCATTATAAATTCAATTGAAAAAGGAAAAGAATCTGGATTGATTCGTAAAGATGTTACCGGCGAACAGGTGGCCTTTTTTATCTTGTCGGGTTATTGGGGAATACGAAATTTTGGCAAACTTCAAAATGATAATTCCTCATATCTGGTTTATTTAAAAGAACTTAAGATCTATTTGAATGGCTTGAAATAA
- a CDS encoding DUF3817 domain-containing protein, whose amino-acid sequence MKNLLQTNTGRLRIIGFLEGTTLLILLFIAMPMKYVFEMPFLTRPVGTVHGALFLLFIFNTISVGVEQNWKFKDTTWKVLLACIIPFGTFYIDAKILSKIQN is encoded by the coding sequence ATGAAAAACTTACTTCAAACAAATACTGGACGTTTACGAATTATTGGTTTCCTTGAAGGAACTACTCTTTTGATTTTACTTTTTATAGCAATGCCGATGAAATATGTTTTTGAAATGCCTTTTTTAACCAGACCAGTAGGAACGGTTCATGGTGCTTTATTTCTACTTTTTATTTTTAATACGATAAGTGTTGGAGTAGAGCAGAATTGGAAATTTAAAGATACCACGTGGAAAGTGCTTTTGGCTTGTATAATTCCGTTTGGCACTTTTTATATTGATGCTAAAATCCTGAGTAAAATTCAAAATTAA